A window from Primulina eburnea isolate SZY01 chromosome 2, ASM2296580v1, whole genome shotgun sequence encodes these proteins:
- the LOC140823190 gene encoding uncharacterized protein isoform X1: MPQPEYPNHTQPDPVMGFEAADGSDSPEDQHHQRRDGLESMPVIDAVPISMVAPDDVLPEPTPKVAKRRSMEEMAKRPEWLPEDWRIDLRVRTSGASTGLIDRYFFDPSGRKYRSKHEVLHFLGTGKKLKRNAGDVLSGSKKSKNSSSIPLGGLNNVQANSPQRT; the protein is encoded by the exons ATGCCGCAACCCGAATATCCTAACCACACCCAACCCGACCCGGTTATGGGATTCGAAGCCGCTGATGGAAGCGACTCCCCGGAGGACCAGCACCATCAAAGGCGAGATGGCTTAGAATCGATGCCCGTCATTGACGCGGTACCGATTTCGATGGTGGCCCCGGATGATGTTTTGCCGGAGCCGACCCCCAAGGTGGCGAAGAGGCGAAGCATGGAGGAAATGGCCAAGAGGCCCGAATGGTTGCCGGAGGACTGGAGGATTGACTTGAGAGTTCGCACCTCTGGCGCCTCTACTGGACTTATTGACAGA TACTTCTTTGATCCATCGGGACGCAAATATCGTTCCAAACATGAAGTGCTCCACTTTCTGGGAACAGGCAAGAAGCTTAAGAGAAATGCCGGTGATGTG CTTTCTGGGAGCAAAAAATCGAAAAATTCAAGCAGCATACCATTAGGTGGCCTGAACAACGTTCAAGCAAATTCACCTCAGAGGACATGA
- the LOC140823190 gene encoding uncharacterized protein isoform X2: MPQPEYPNHTQPDPVMGFEAADGSDSPEDQHHQRRDGLESMPVIDAVPISMVAPDDVLPEPTPKVAKRRSMEEMAKRPEWLPEDWRIDLRVRTSGASTGLIDRLSGSKKSKNSSSIPLGGLNNVQANSPQRT, encoded by the exons ATGCCGCAACCCGAATATCCTAACCACACCCAACCCGACCCGGTTATGGGATTCGAAGCCGCTGATGGAAGCGACTCCCCGGAGGACCAGCACCATCAAAGGCGAGATGGCTTAGAATCGATGCCCGTCATTGACGCGGTACCGATTTCGATGGTGGCCCCGGATGATGTTTTGCCGGAGCCGACCCCCAAGGTGGCGAAGAGGCGAAGCATGGAGGAAATGGCCAAGAGGCCCGAATGGTTGCCGGAGGACTGGAGGATTGACTTGAGAGTTCGCACCTCTGGCGCCTCTACTGGACTTATTGACAGA CTTTCTGGGAGCAAAAAATCGAAAAATTCAAGCAGCATACCATTAGGTGGCCTGAACAACGTTCAAGCAAATTCACCTCAGAGGACATGA